In the Streptomyces coeruleoprunus genome, CCCTGCTGGAGCAGGTGCCGGACGAGTTCGACGCCTGGGTGCGCCAGGTGATCGAGCGCGTCGAGAAGGACGTCGCCGACCGCGAGCGCGCCATCGACGAGGCCTACCGGTCCCTCGCACCGCTCGCCGGCGACCGCGCCGCCTTCGCCCGCGCCGTGCGGGAGCTGCCCGACGCCGCCGTCCGCCCCGCCATGTTCCAGCGCCTCGACGGGCGCCCGACGGAGCTGATGACCTACCGTTCCGTGCGCCCCGAGGCGTCCGACCCCTTCAAGAACGACGAGGAGAACTGACCCGTGCCCGTAGTCCACGTCATGACCGGGCTGCCCGCATCCGGCAAGACCACCGCGGCACGCGCCCTGCAGGCGGAGTCCGGGGGCCGCATGCGCCGTGTCAACCTCGACGACCTGCGCGCCATGCTCGACATCCCGTCGCCCGAGCGCGGCCGGTCCTTCGCGCACGAGCGGACCGTGCTGGCCATCCAGGACGCGGCGGTCGGCGCGGCCGTCGACGACGGCTTCGACGTCGTCGTCGACAACACCCACCTCACGCCCCACATCCCCAAGCGCCTCAAGGCCGCCGTGGCGGGCCGCGCCACGTTCGTCGTCCACGACTTCACCGACGTCCCGGTGGAGGAGTGCGTACGGCGCGACGCGGCCCGCGAGCGGGCCGTCGGCGAGGAGATCATCCGCCTGCTCGCCGACAAGCACGCCAAGGCCCTGCAGGGCGGCTGGCGGCTCACCGACGCCTGGTTCAACGACCAGGTGCCCGTGCAGCCGTACGTGCCGGACCCGTCGCTGCCGCCGGCGGTCCTGTGCGACATCGACGGCACGCTCGCCCTGCGCGGCGACCGCGGCCCGTACGACTTCAGCCGCTGCGGCGAGGACCTGCTCAACGTCTCCGTACGCCAGGCGCTGCACTCCTTCCGCCGCGCGGACGGCGACCGGATCGTGCTGCTGTCCGGCCGGGGCGAGGAGCACCGCGCGACCACCGAGGACTGGCTGCGCCGCCACGACGTCCCGTACGACGAGCTGTGGATGCGGGCCGCCGGCGACGGGCGGCGCGACGACCTCGTCAAGGCCGAGCTGTTCGACCGGCACGTACGCCACCGGTTCGCGGTCCGGGTCTCCCTCGACGACCGCGACC is a window encoding:
- a CDS encoding AAA family ATPase, producing the protein MPVVHVMTGLPASGKTTAARALQAESGGRMRRVNLDDLRAMLDIPSPERGRSFAHERTVLAIQDAAVGAAVDDGFDVVVDNTHLTPHIPKRLKAAVAGRATFVVHDFTDVPVEECVRRDAARERAVGEEIIRLLADKHAKALQGGWRLTDAWFNDQVPVQPYVPDPSLPPAVLCDIDGTLALRGDRGPYDFSRCGEDLLNVSVRQALHSFRRADGDRIVLLSGRGEEHRATTEDWLRRHDVPYDELWMRAAGDGRRDDLVKAELFDRHVRHRFAVRVSLDDRDRVVAVWRRMGLPTWQVNYGNF